The Carcharodon carcharias isolate sCarCar2 chromosome 23, sCarCar2.pri, whole genome shotgun sequence genome has a window encoding:
- the LOC121268960 gene encoding acid-sensing ion channel 2-like codes for MDEKENSTGSVGSLQPSSIHVFANTSSLHGIRHIFVYGPMTMRRFMWTVVFIGSLGLLVVECAERVAFYFSYPHVAKLEEVATNNLVFPAVTICNLNEFRFSKLTVNDLYHAGELLGLLNVHLEIQSPHLADPIVLKALKKKADFTHYKPRVFNMREFYDRVGHNLKDMMLYCKFRGVRCTHKDFKTSDPDQTEPKPQSERDWKQSKAELCHITLQNNLKNKSEPGQIGPKIEF; via the exons AGAAGGAGAACAGCACAGGCAGTGTGGGGAGCCTGCAGCCTTCCAGTATCCACGTTTTTGCCAACACTTCATCCCTTCATGGAATCAGGCACATATTTGTGTATGGACCAATGACCATGCGGCGATTCATGTGGACTGTGGTATTTATTGGCTCCCTAGGCCTACTCGTGGTGGAATGCGCAGAGCGGGTAGCATTTTACTTCTCATACCCGCATGTTGCCAAGCTGGAAGAGGTGGCCACAAACAATCTGGTCTTTCCTGCCGTTACTATCTGCAACTTGAATGAGTTTCGCTTTTCAAAGCTGACAGTAAATGATCTGTACCATGCTGGTGAGCTCCTGGGACTGCTCAATGTGCACCTAGAGATCCAGAGCCCCCATTTGGCTGACCCCATTGTGCTGAAAGCCCTCAAGAAGAAAGCTGATTTTACACATTACAAACCAAGGGTATTCAACATGCGTGAGTTTTATGATCGCGTTGGTCACAATCTCAAGGATATGATGCTGTACTGCAAGTTCCGGGGAGTTCGATGTACTCATAAAGACTTCAAAACA TCTGATCCAGACCAAACTGAGCCAAAACCACAGTCTGAAAGAGACTGGAAACAGTCCAAAGCCGAACTATGCCACATAACACTCCAAAACAACCTGAAAAATAAGTCTGAACCAGGCCAAATTGGGCCAAAAATTGAATTCTGA